A genome region from Phocoena sinus isolate mPhoSin1 chromosome 16, mPhoSin1.pri, whole genome shotgun sequence includes the following:
- the TMEM254 gene encoding transmembrane protein 254, which translates to MGKAGGDETYFQRSSLFWVTVITLSFGYYTWVIFWPEAIPYQSLGPLGPFTQYLLEHHHTLLHSWYWLAWLIHVGESLYAIVLCKSKGITNSWTQLLWFLQTFLFGMASLYYLIDYRPRRHKQT; encoded by the exons atggggaaggcaggaggagatgAGACGTACTTCCAGAGGAGCAGTCTGTTCTGGGTCACCGTCATCACCCTCTCCTTTGGCTATTACACG TGGGTGATCTTCTGGCCTGAGGCTATTCCTTATCAGAGCCTAGGGCCGCTGGGCCCCTTCACTCAGTACTTGCTGGAGCATCATCACACCCTCCTGCACAGCTG GTATTGGCTTGCGTGGCTGATTCACGTGGGAGAGTCCTTGTATGCCATTGTATTGTGCAA gtCTAAAGGCATCACGAATAGTTGGACTCAACTCCTCTGGTTCCTGCAGACGTTCCTTTTTGGGATGGCATCTCTCTATTACTTGATTGATTACAGACCGAGACGCcataaacaaacttaa